The Stenotrophomonas maltophilia sequence GCTGTTGAGCACAATTCCAAGGCGATTACGTTGGATCTGATCGCCTTAGCTCACGAACCCGTCAATTCGGAAATTCTCGCTTTCTCTGGGTTCGCCGGCCAAAAGGTCAGTTTTAATTACAATCAGCTTAACAGCCAATGCATTTGCTATTTGTCGAAAGAAATCGACGTCCCTGAGCATCCTGACATTAATCCTCGCTTCCATTTTGCACTCGACTACAATCCGAATTTGGCGAAATCCGTTATAGGAGATACTGGCTTGCCAACTCCGCCCGGGTTTAGCGGATCGACTGTCTGGGATACAGGCTTTGTCAGGGCCAAGATGATGAATGAGCAATGGACGCCCGCAATGGCGAGGGTGACGGGCGTTGTTTGGGGCTGGCCTTCCGGCGCGGGCTCTATCATCGCCACACGCGCTGAACATGTGCGATCGTTCCTAGAAAATTGCTTCTAAATTAATACGCGCCCTGCGGCCTCAGAGACGCGCCATTGGTTTGCTGATCGTGCTCTTCGAGCAAAAAGGTGAGATAACTGCGCGCGAGGTTGCAGTACAGACGTGCCTCGTGCGGTTGGATCGCGATGCCATTTTTGAGATCGGTTCCGTGGCGCACCCCGCCTCCCGTAGGCGATGAAAGGTAGCCGTGCAAGGTCGTCATCCAAGTCAGAATGTTTTCCTGCGCCTTTCCCCGCTCCCGCTTTTTCATCTCGTTAATGATGGGCCCGAAATACTTCCCCTGAATCGTCACTGTGTCTTCGCCCATGCCCCGAAAGGCTGTAACGATCGATTCCAGAAGGAAAATAATTTCCTGAACCGCGCGCCGGCCCTGACCCGCATCAAGCAGCCGTTCAGATTCTTCCAGGCATTCGGCGATAAGCGCGCGGGCCTGTTCATCCAGCGAGGGCGCCAGATGCGGAACGATGATCGACCTATAGGCGCGCGTTGCGATTAAATCAGGCAGTTGAATTTCATAGCCCGCATCATGTTCCGCCAGGACAGCATTGATAATTTGGACATCTGGCACGCCCAAGCCGGATTGTTCAAGATCTTCGCAGCAACTCCAAAAACTCTCGATAAACACAGGAGCATTCTCAGCCGAGGTATCCATGAACCGAGATAAGTCGCTCCACGCCCAGTCCAAGCTGCTGCTTCGGCCGGTCCCGCCGAAGCGTTTTTTGCATTGCTCAACTGCACGCCATACATCACCCTGCGCCGTGATTTTCTCGATCAGATCGTAAAAATCACGGACAACGCCTTGCGGGATGGGACCCGGACTTTTGAAACGCCAAGATTTATCGAAATTAAGCAATTTGCTTGTCCTCGCAATCATCCAGAAAACTCTGCTTAATATCCGCTCCGAGGTGAAACGGTCACCTGAAAGTCCAAATTTCGGCACGTCCGGATGACTGTCCATGGTCGACAGCAGTCTCTGGGCAAGAGCTTGGGCATACTCTAGATTCCTGATAGGCGCAATGAAAAACAGTTGGCCTTCCAATCATCACAAGCGCCAAAGGCCTTGATGCTGCTAGCGTTCAGGGCTTTGTGGAACATGAACTCTTGAATTGTCTTTACCGGTATTTTTTACCGGCAAATCCTACTCTTTGGCGCCACCGCCTCGCCAGCAAATCATTTGAATTCAACGAGTTACTGGTGCCGCTTATCCGAATCGAACGGATGACCTACTGTTTACAAGACAGTTGCTCTACCAACTGAGCTAAAGCGGCATGGGTGGTGCATCGGCGGCAGCGCCGCAGTCAGGGGATTCTAGCGCAATCGTGCGCATTCCAGCGACCGGCTCTGTGCCGCGCCGCTGCGCTGCTGGGCCTGGGCCGGCTGCGTGCCCGCCGCCAGCTGCCCTTCCAGCCACCACTGGCCGGCGTCGCCGCTGGCCACCAGGCGCGGCTGGAAGCCGGCGGCCTGCACGGCGGCCATGCGGCGCTCGGCGCCTTCGCGGTTGCGGTACTGGCCCAGCGCCACGGCGTTGGCGTCCTCGCCCTGGCTGATGATGTAGTAGTCGCTCAGGCCGGCGGCGACGATGCGCTTCACCGTGGCCTGGGCCTCTTCGCGGCTGGCGGCCGCCGGCAGCATCACCCGGTAACGGGCACTGCCGCTGGCAGCGGGCTGTTCGCGCAGGCGCACCTGGCTGAGCAGCGTGCTGGCCTTGCCCTGCGCGCTGGTCGCGGCGGCGCGGTCGGCAAATGGGCCCAGCGCGACGCAGCGCGGCGGTTCGGCAGCCACGGGCGGGGTTGCGGGTTTTTCCGGCGCCGGGGCGGCTGCAGGCGGTGTTACCGGCTTGGCAGCGGCAGCAACCAGCGTAGCCTCAGCCACCTGCGACTTGGCAATTTCCGGCTTTGCCGGCACAGCCGGCGCGGGCGTCGCAGCCACAGCCGTCTTCGCGGCCGGGTCGTGCTCCATCAGCGGCGCAGTCGGGGCAGCAGCAGTGGCTTCGGCGGCCGCAGCCGCATCAACACCACCGGGCACCCAGCGCAGCTCGGCCACACCGGCCGGTTGCGGCGGCGGCGCAGGCCTCTGCGGTGCATCGCGCAGCAGCCACCAGCAGGCGACGCCAAGATTGAGGATGGCCAGTACGACGATCAGGGCACGGGTCAGCATGCGCGGATACTAGCCTGCGGGCTGGTGCACCGCCCAGCGGGCGAGGCCATCCAGCACCAGCGACGGGTGGTAGTCGGCGCCGGGCAGCAGCGGCATCAGCGCCGGTGCGCCGCCGCCGTGCACAAGCAGTGACGGTGCTACGCCCAGCAGCGCGTGCGCCTGCTGTGCGCTGCGTTCGATCAGCGCCACCGCGGCACCATCACAGCCGGAGGCCAGCGCATCGGCAGTGTCGTTGGCGAACTCGCTGTAGTCGCCACCGCTCGCGGGCAGCTGCACCGCACGCGCGTGCAGTGCTTCGCGCATGGTGGTGGGCGATGCGGAAATGCGGCCACCGTGGTGCTGGCCGTCGGCGTCGAGCAGATCAATCGTCAGTGCGGTGCCCACGCCCACCACCAGCACCGGGCGCTGCGCCTTGGCAGCGGCCAGCAGGGCCAGGAAGCGGTCGACGCCGAACTTTTCCGGCCTGGCGTAGGCGATGCGCACACCGGCGCATTCGGCGCTGGTGCGTACCACGTGCACGTGCGCGAAGCGACGCTGCAGCTGGTCCAGCATGGCGCTGGTCAGCGACGGTGCGGCCACGCTGGCCACGAACGCGGTGGTGCCGCTGGGCAGGCTGTGCGGCGGCTGCCCGGCCATGCCTTCGGCGCCATGTGCCCAGGCCTGCACGTCGCCGGCACGGTCACCCTGCAACGGCGCGAACTTGAAGCGCGAGTTGCCGAGGTCGAACAACCAATCGCTCATGCCGCCCTCACGCTGACTTCGCCGGCGTGCAGCAGGCGTTCCTGGCCATCGATGCGCACGCGCAGTGCGCCGTCATCGGCCAGGCCGAGTGCGGTGCCGTGCTGCCACTGTCCATCCAGTTCCACCCGTACTTCGCGGCCGGCCAGCATGTCGAAGGCGGCGTAGCGCGGCAGGAACGGCGCCAGCCCTTCGCGGTCGAACTCTTCCAACGCCGGCAGCAGGCGCGCCAGCACGGCAGCAACGACCACGTTGCGGTCCACCGGCTTGCCAGCCAGCGTGTCCAGATCCACCCATGGCTGGGTGATCTGCTCGGCGAACGACGGCGGCATGTGCGTGTTGATGCCGATGCCGATCACCGCGCGCGCCGGGCCGGCATATTCGCCACCGCCCTCGGCCAGCAGGCCGACCAGCTTGCGTCGGCCATCAACGATCAGATCATTCGGCCACTTCAGCTGCGCCTGGGTAAACCCCAGATCGTGCAGCGCTTCGGCCACGGCGATGCCGGCCACCAGGCTCAGCCCGGCCAGGCGGCCGAGGCCACCGGAGTAAAGGCGCAGCACCGACAGGTAGACGTGCGCTGCCAGCGGCGAGGCCCAGGTGCGGCCGCGGCGCCCCCGGCCACCGGTCTGGCGTTCGGCCAGCAGGACGCTCACCCCGCGCTGGGGCGCGCTGCAACGCAGCAATTCGGCGTTGGTCGAGTCCACTGTCCAGGCCACCTGCAGGTCATGCAGCAGGGCCTGGGCGTCGGCGGGAAGGCCGGCGCGGATCGCGGCCGGGTCCAGCAGATCGACCGGCCGGGTCAGGCCATAGCCCTCGCCAGCGCGGCCCTCGATGTCCACACCGGCGGCTCTAAGTCCTTGAATACGCTTCCAAATGGCCGCCCGGGTCTGGCCCAGCTCACGGGCCAGGGCGTCGCCGGAGAGGCGACCGGCAGCGAGTTTGGCCAGCAATTGGCGGTCGTCCACGGCAGCTTCCACGAAGTCAGGACGGAATTATGCGGGAAAGCTGCCAACGACGCCCGCCACGCTGGGTTCCGCGAGGGCTTCCAACGGGGCGCCGGGTTCGGGCTAGAATCGGGAACTCACCTTCCCTTAACGTGGATGTCGTCAATGCGCCGTTATGCCCATTGCCTGATCCTGCTGACGATGCCCTTCGCGGCGTCTGCGACGGCAGCGCTGGACGACAGCCGTGGGGCCTGCGTGTCCTCCAACGGCGATGCCGCCTCGCAGCGCGCACCCACCGCCAGCGCATCGGCCGCCAGCACCAAGGCGGCACCGGTACGCCCGGCGGCCAGCACCACCACCGGCGGCGGTGGTAGCGACGACGACATGCTGCCGCGCATCCGCGCGCCGAAGTGGCACAGCTACCTGCCGGGAATGTTCCGCTGATCAAGTCGTTGCTGCAGTGGCTGCGGCCTGCGCCGCGGCCGATCGACGATGCACTTTGGGAAGACGCCTGCCAACGCGCGGCGTGGCTGCGCGGCCTGGACGACGAACGCCGCGCGCGCCTGCGCGAGCTGGCCACGCGCTTCCTGCACGAGAAGACCATCACCCCGATCGGTGATCTGCAGTTGCAGGCCGGCGATGGTGTGCTGCTGGCCGCGCTGTGCTGCCTGCCGCTGCTGGAGTTCGGCAAGGTGGGACTGGAGGGCTGGTCGCAACTGGTGATCTACCCCGACGCGTTCCGCGTGCACCGCAGCCACATGGATGCGGCCGGCGTGCTGCACGAGTGGGATGACGAGCTGATCGGCGAGTCGTGGGACAGCGGTCCGTTGATCCTGTCCTGGGCCGACGTGCAGGCCGACCTGGCCGCGCCGCACGAGGGCTACTGCGTGGCGGTGCACGAGATGGTGCACAAGCTGGATGCGCTGGATGACGCGATGGACGGCACGCCGCCGCTGCCGCGCGAATGGCAGCGCGAGTGGGCCGCCACCTTCCAGCGCGCCTACGACGCCTTCTGTGCGCAGGTGGACGCAGGCGAAGAAACGCTGATCGATCCGTATGCGGCCGAAGCACCGGAAGAGTTCTTCGCGGTGGCCAGCGAGTATCACTTCTCGGCGCCGGATCTGCTGCAGCAGGCGTTGCCGGAGGTGGCCGCGCAACTGCGGCGGTTCTATGGCGAGCCGCCGAAGATCGAAATACGGTAGTGCCGGCCGCTGGCCGGCACCCTGGCAATGCCACCGAAGATCATCAGGTTGCCGGCCAGCGGCCGGCACTACCGGAACAGCACGCGTTGTTGCGCCAGGCGATGCCCGGCGGACGGGAACGCGCGGCTCAAGGCCCCGGCGGCAGGCGCACTTCGAAACGGGCGCCGCCCAGTTCGCTGGAACGGCCGACGGCCAGTTCGCCGCGGTAATCCTTGATCAGGTCCTGCACGATCGACAGGCCGATGCCGTGGCCCTGCACGCGCTCGTCGCCACGCACGCCACGCTGCAACACCTTGCCGATGTCGTCCGGGGCAATGCCCGGACCATCGTCGTCCACCGCCAGCAGCAGGCCCGCACGACGGGCGTTCGGTGCCGGCAGCGGCTGCGCGGTCAGCAGCACGCGGCGACTGGCCCACTTGAAGGCATTTTCCAGCAGGCTGCCGAGCAGTTCCTGCAGGTCGCCCGGTTCGCCATGGAAGCGCGCGGCCGGGTCGATGTCGAACTCGCACAGCACGCCCTTGGAGGCGTAGACCTTTTCCAGGCCACGTACGATTTCCTCGGCGTTGGACTCGATCGGCAGCGGTGCGGAGAACAGCTTGTGGCCCGATGATGCGGCACGTGCCAGCTGGTAGGAGACCAGGTTGTTCATGCGCTGCAGCTGTACGTCCAGTTCCTCGCGCAGCGCGCCATCGCCGGCGCCGCTGTCCATCTGCGTGCGCAGCACGGCGATGGGCGTCTTCAGGCTGTGTGCCAGGTCGGCCAGGGTGTTGCGCTGGCGCTCGAGGTTCTCGCGCTCGCTTTCAATGAAGGCGTTGATGCTGTCGGTCAGCGGTTCCAGCTCGCGCGGGTGGCGCTCGCTCATGCGCTCGGTCTCGCCGCGCTGCACCTTGGTGAGCTCGGTGATCACCCGACGCAGCGGGCGCAGGCTCCACTGCAGGATGACGGTCTGCAGCAGCAGCAGGATCAGGCCGATGCCGCCCAGGTAGAACCAGACACGGCCGCGGAACACGCGCAGCTGCGCGCCCAGTGCGCGCGAGTCTTCCATCACGTAGATGGTGTACGGGAATTCGGTGGCCGGGTCGGCGTCGGCGTCCCACACCAGGCCCAGGCCATAGCGGTACACCGAGCCCTGGCTGCCGTCGATCTGGATCATCGGCAGCGGGCCTTCGAACACTTCCTGGCGCGGCGCCAGCAGGCCGCCGCCGACGGTGGGCAGCATCGGGCCTTCGGCGGACATCGAATTGCCCTTGCCGTGCGGCATCACCACCTGCAGGTACAGGCCACTGCCCGGCACGTCGAAGCGCGAATCCGGCGGCTGCTCGCGGATGTACAGCGAGCGGTCGCGGGTGAAGTCGATGCCGGCCGCGTAAGCGGTGGCGTAGTTCTTCAGGCGCTCACGCAGGTTTGCCTTCGCCGTATCGGCGAAGGCGGCGTCGAGCGCGTAACCGGCCAGCGCCAGGAACGCGACCAGGCCCACGGACGCGGCAAGCATCTGGCGCGCCTGCAGGGAGCGCGGCCGCCAGCGTCGGAAGAACCACAGACGGCCGGACATCATGGTCTCGCCAGGCTGAGCCGGCTCAGCCCTCGTTGCGCGGAATCGCGAAACGGTAGCCGCGACCGCGCACGGTCTCGATCGGCTTCAGTTCGCCATCCGGGTCCAGCTTCTTGCGCAGGCGACCGATGAACACTTCCAGCACGTTCGAGTCGCGGTCGAAGTCCTGCTGGTAGATGTGCTCGGTGAGGTCGGCCTTGGAGACCAGTTCACCGGCATGCATCATCAGGTACTCCAGCACCTTGTACTCGTAGCTGGTCAGGTCGACATTGCTGCCGGCCACGCTGACGGTCTGCGCGGCGAGGTCAAGGGCAACCGGGCCGCATTCCAGGGTCGGCTTGCTCCAGCCGGCGGCGCGGCGCAGCAGCGCATTGACGCGGGCCAGCAGCTCCTCCACATGGAACGGCTTGACCAGGTAGTCGTCGGCGCCCTGCTTCAGGCCCTCGACCTTGTCCTGCCAGCTCGAACGCGCGGTCAGGATCAGCACCGGGAACTTCTTGCCTTCGTCACGCAGGGCCTTGATCAGCTCCATGCCCGACATCTTGGGCAGGCCGAGGTCGATGATGCCGACATCGAACGGAACTTCGCGCCCCATGTAGAGGCCTTCCTCGCCGTCCTGCGCAGCATCGACGGCAAAGCCTTCGCGCTTGAGCCGGGCTGCCAGGGTCTCACGCAGCGGGGCTTCGTCTTCGACCAGAAGGATACGCATGAACTCTCCCTAGTGTCCTGGGTGTGGCCCGGAGGCCTGTGGGGTACGGGTTGATAGCGACAACTATCCCTGTTCAGGGGTTATCGCCGCGTAGTGATGACATATCCGACCGCGGCGTGCGCGGCTGTGAACGCGACGGTGCAGGGTCGTCCATGTAGCGGACCCGGCCCCGGTCGTCCATGTACTTCACCCGGTTGATGTCACGACCATCGAACGGCACGCGCTCGGCGCCGAGGATGTGGCCGCCGGTGGTGCGCTGCACGCGGCGCACGGCATCGGACAGCGAACGCTCGTCGCCACGGTTGCCACGCTCGCCCCGCTCCATCATCTCCGCCCGCCCCTGGTCGCCGCGCGGCGGCTGTTGCGCCAGCGCCGACGACAGCGGCACAGCCGACAGCACCACGCAGGTGGCGAAGGCAATGCGGCAATGGAAGGGAGCGGAAGACATCGATGCGATCCTAGCCGAGCTCGGCGATTCGTTCAAAAGTCGTAAATCCGGGAGCCGGGTTCGGGACCCGGCGCTTTACAATTCCTTTGCAAATTCTTGGTTTGGGGCGGTGAATCCGGTCTGAACTTTTCCGGCCTCGCCCCTGCGTTGTTCAGCTAAGTGAACATTCGGGACGAATCGGCGCGCCTTGTCAAGCCAGGAGTGTGACCGTGATCACGCTGCAGCACGATCCGCTTCGCGTTCGGTGACCGCCAGCGCCTGCTCGACCAGGGTCCAGTCGGCGCCTGGGCGGTGTGCACCCTCGCTCAGCACCTGGCGGAACGCGCGGCCACCAGGTTGGCCGTGGAACAGGCCGAGCAGGTGGCGGGTGATGTGCTTCAGCGCCAGGCCTTCGCCCAACCGCGCTTCCACGTAGGGGCGCAGCGCGCGCAGCAGATCGCCACGGGCCTGCAGCGGGGCGCCGGTGTGCAGCGCCTCCAGCTGATGCAGCAGGTAGGGGTCGTGGTAGGCCGCGCGGCCCAGCATCACGCCATCAACGTGCGCGGCCTGCGCCTGTACCGCCTCGATGCTGGCCAGGCCGCCGTTGATCACCACCGGCAGCGCCGGGCGCTCCTGCTTCAGGCGATGGGCCCAGTCGTACTTCAGCGGCGGAACCTCGCGGTTCTCCTTGGGCGACAGGCCCTTCAGCCACGCGTTGCGCGCATGCACCACGACCATGCTGGCACCTGCGGCGACCTGGCGGTCGACGAAGGCGGCGAATACGTCGTAATCGTTGTCCTCGTCCACGCCGAGGCGGCACTTCACCGTCACCGGGATGTCGGCCGCATCGACCATGGCCGTCACGCACTCGGCCACCAGGGCCGGCTCGCGCATCAGGCAGGCGCCGAAGCGCCCGGCCTGCACGCGGTCGGACGGGCAGCCGCAGTTGAGGTTGACCTCGTCGTAACCCCACTCGGCGGCGATGCGCGCGGCCTGCGCGAGCAGGGCCGGATCGCTGCCGCCCAGCTGCAGGGCCAGCGGCTGTTCACTGGCATCGAAGCCGAGCAGGCGCTCGCGGTCGCCGTGGATGACTGCGTTGGCGTGCACCATCTCCGTGTACAGGCGCGCGCCCGGCGCCAGCACGCGATGGAACACGCGGCAATGGCGGTCCGTCCAATCCATCATGGGGGCGACGGACAGGCGCAGGGAATCGGCGTAAAGGGCGGTGGCGGACGTCATCGGGGTGTTGATCGTGGAGACTGGCATTGCCAGTGAGATCAATAGTTTACACCGGGTGGCTGAATGGCAGCGGGTGGCGCCCGGATACCGCTGCAGCGCCCCCGGCCCGAGGGCCGTACGCAGACCGGACGGCGCCCACCCGCAATGACGGGCAACCGGTCACAGTTGTCGCGATTCGTTGACGACGACGAAATATTGACGCCGTTATAGTCCAGCGCTCGCAATGGATTGGACGTGTGGAGCAGATGATGCAGCACAAGCGTTTGAGCAGGACCCTCGCCACCGCGCTGGCCGTCGC is a genomic window containing:
- the dusA gene encoding tRNA dihydrouridine(20/20a) synthase DusA, producing the protein MPVSTINTPMTSATALYADSLRLSVAPMMDWTDRHCRVFHRVLAPGARLYTEMVHANAVIHGDRERLLGFDASEQPLALQLGGSDPALLAQAARIAAEWGYDEVNLNCGCPSDRVQAGRFGACLMREPALVAECVTAMVDAADIPVTVKCRLGVDEDNDYDVFAAFVDRQVAAGASMVVVHARNAWLKGLSPKENREVPPLKYDWAHRLKQERPALPVVINGGLASIEAVQAQAAHVDGVMLGRAAYHDPYLLHQLEALHTGAPLQARGDLLRALRPYVEARLGEGLALKHITRHLLGLFHGQPGGRAFRQVLSEGAHRPGADWTLVEQALAVTEREADRAAA
- a CDS encoding zinc-dependent peptidase; this translates as MAQLPAGNVPLIKSLLQWLRPAPRPIDDALWEDACQRAAWLRGLDDERRARLRELATRFLHEKTITPIGDLQLQAGDGVLLAALCCLPLLEFGKVGLEGWSQLVIYPDAFRVHRSHMDAAGVLHEWDDELIGESWDSGPLILSWADVQADLAAPHEGYCVAVHEMVHKLDALDDAMDGTPPLPREWQREWAATFQRAYDAFCAQVDAGEETLIDPYAAEAPEEFFAVASEYHFSAPDLLQQALPEVAAQLRRFYGEPPKIEIR
- the birA gene encoding bifunctional biotin--[acetyl-CoA-carboxylase] ligase/biotin operon repressor BirA produces the protein MDDRQLLAKLAAGRLSGDALARELGQTRAAIWKRIQGLRAAGVDIEGRAGEGYGLTRPVDLLDPAAIRAGLPADAQALLHDLQVAWTVDSTNAELLRCSAPQRGVSVLLAERQTGGRGRRGRTWASPLAAHVYLSVLRLYSGGLGRLAGLSLVAGIAVAEALHDLGFTQAQLKWPNDLIVDGRRKLVGLLAEGGGEYAGPARAVIGIGINTHMPPSFAEQITQPWVDLDTLAGKPVDRNVVVAAVLARLLPALEEFDREGLAPFLPRYAAFDMLAGREVRVELDGQWQHGTALGLADDGALRVRIDGQERLLHAGEVSVRAA
- a CDS encoding type III pantothenate kinase — its product is MSDWLFDLGNSRFKFAPLQGDRAGDVQAWAHGAEGMAGQPPHSLPSGTTAFVASVAAPSLTSAMLDQLQRRFAHVHVVRTSAECAGVRIAYARPEKFGVDRFLALLAAAKAQRPVLVVGVGTALTIDLLDADGQHHGGRISASPTTMREALHARAVQLPASGGDYSEFANDTADALASGCDGAAVALIERSAQQAHALLGVAPSLLVHGGGAPALMPLLPGADYHPSLVLDGLARWAVHQPAG
- a CDS encoding response regulator transcription factor, which translates into the protein MRILLVEDEAPLRETLAARLKREGFAVDAAQDGEEGLYMGREVPFDVGIIDLGLPKMSGMELIKALRDEGKKFPVLILTARSSWQDKVEGLKQGADDYLVKPFHVEELLARVNALLRRAAGWSKPTLECGPVALDLAAQTVSVAGSNVDLTSYEYKVLEYLMMHAGELVSKADLTEHIYQQDFDRDSNVLEVFIGRLRKKLDPDGELKPIETVRGRGYRFAIPRNEG
- a CDS encoding SPOR domain-containing protein, giving the protein MLTRALIVVLAILNLGVACWWLLRDAPQRPAPPPQPAGVAELRWVPGGVDAAAAAEATAAAPTAPLMEHDPAAKTAVAATPAPAVPAKPEIAKSQVAEATLVAAAAKPVTPPAAAPAPEKPATPPVAAEPPRCVALGPFADRAAATSAQGKASTLLSQVRLREQPAASGSARYRVMLPAAASREEAQATVKRIVAAGLSDYYIISQGEDANAVALGQYRNREGAERRMAAVQAAGFQPRLVASGDAGQWWLEGQLAAGTQPAQAQQRSGAAQSRSLECARLR
- a CDS encoding ATP-binding protein; the encoded protein is MSGRLWFFRRWRPRSLQARQMLAASVGLVAFLALAGYALDAAFADTAKANLRERLKNYATAYAAGIDFTRDRSLYIREQPPDSRFDVPGSGLYLQVVMPHGKGNSMSAEGPMLPTVGGGLLAPRQEVFEGPLPMIQIDGSQGSVYRYGLGLVWDADADPATEFPYTIYVMEDSRALGAQLRVFRGRVWFYLGGIGLILLLLQTVILQWSLRPLRRVITELTKVQRGETERMSERHPRELEPLTDSINAFIESERENLERQRNTLADLAHSLKTPIAVLRTQMDSGAGDGALREELDVQLQRMNNLVSYQLARAASSGHKLFSAPLPIESNAEEIVRGLEKVYASKGVLCEFDIDPAARFHGEPGDLQELLGSLLENAFKWASRRVLLTAQPLPAPNARRAGLLLAVDDDGPGIAPDDIGKVLQRGVRGDERVQGHGIGLSIVQDLIKDYRGELAVGRSSELGGARFEVRLPPGP